One window of Channa argus isolate prfri chromosome 4, Channa argus male v1.0, whole genome shotgun sequence genomic DNA carries:
- the LOC137125894 gene encoding G-protein coupled receptor 22-like translates to MHILPYLEQEATMSNVTVTDNTEPFSHTMSPATPSPYPYPVSFQVSLTGFLMLEILLGLSSNLTVLALYCMKSNLISSVSNIVTMNLHVLDVLVCVCCIPLTIVVVLLSLDEDTALVCCFHEACVSFASVATAANVLAITLDRYDISVKPANRVLTMGRALALLAAIWVLSFASFLVPFIEVGFFAQGHAELNQTAVENVVHINQYYTELGIYYHLLAQIPIFFFTAVVMLITYSKILQALNIRIGTRFHASQKKKARRKKRPSMTVMTTQQEATDGSQSSGSRNPTLGMRTSVSVIIALRRAVKRHRERRERQKRVFRMSLLIVSTFLLCWTPITVLNTVILSVGPSDLMVKLRLGFLVMAYGTTIFHPLLYAFTRQKFQKVLKSKMKKRVVSIIEADPTPNNAIIHNSWIDPKRNKKVTFEDKDAQQKCLSSEDVE, encoded by the coding sequence ATGCATATCCTTCCCTATCTGGAACAAGAAGCCACCATGAGCAACGTCACCGTTACCGACAACACTGAACCTTTCAGCCATACCATGAGTCCTGCAACCCCTAGCCCATATCCCTATCCTGTTAGTTTTCAAGTGTCCTTGACTGGCTTCCTCATGCTGGAAATCCTCCTGGGTCTGAGCTCTAACCTCACTGTGCTTGCCCTCTACTGCATGAAGTCGAACCTGATTAGTTCTGTCAGTAACATCGTCACTATGAACCTCCATGTGTTGGATGTGCTGGTCTGCGTGTGCTGCATTCCCCTCACTATTGTGGTGGTGCTGCTCTCACTGGATGAAGACACTGCCCTTGTCTGCTGCTTTCATGAAGCCTGTGTCTCTTTTGCTAGTGTTGCCACTGCTGCTAACGTGCTTGCCATTACCCTTGATCGATATGACATCTCTGTCAAACCAGCCAACCGGGTGCTGACAATGGGCCGTGCACTGGCCCTCCTGGCTGCAATTTGGGTTCTATCCTTTGCTAGTTTCCTTGTACCCTTTATTGAGGTGGGTTTCTTTGCCCAGGGCCATGCTGAACTAAACCAAACAGCAGTGGAGAATGTGGTCCACATCAACCAGTACTATACAGAACTTGGCATCTATTACCACTTGCTTGCTCAGAttcctatttttttcttcactgctgTTGTTATGCTTATCACCTACTCAAAGATCCTACAAGCTCTCAATATTCGTATTGGCACACGTTTCCATGCTTCACAGAAGAAAAAGGCTCGCAGGAAAAAGCGTCCATCCATGACAGTAATGACAACACAGCAAGAGGCCACAGATGGATCTCAGAGCAGTGGTAGCCGCAACCCCACTCTGGGCATGCGTACCTCTGTATCTGTAATCATTGCCTTGCGCAGAGCTGTAAAACGCCACAGAGAAAGGCGAGAGCGTCAAAAAAGGGTTTTCAGAATGTCCCTCCTTATTGTGTCTACTTTCCTATTGTGCTGGACACCAATCACGGTACTAAATACAGTCATTTTAAGTGTAGGGCCCAGTGACCTAATGGTGAAGCTAAGACTGGGCTTCCTTGTCATGGCTTATGGGACCACTATCTTTCATCCTCTACTCTATGCTTTCACTAGGCAAAAGTTCCAGAAAGTATTGAAAAGCAAGATGAAGAAGCGAGTGGTGTCCATCATTGAGGCAGATCCTACCCCTAATAACGCTATTATCCACAATTCCTGGATCGACccaaagaggaacaaaaaggTGACATTTGAGGACAAAGACGCCCAACAGAAATGTCTGTCTTCTGAGGATGTGGAGTGA
- the LOC137125895 gene encoding B-cell receptor-associated protein 29-like: MTLQWTAVAFFLYAEIAVSLILCIPFISAYRWRLVFSWRMWNWLSPYWNKCFFTMIMVLIVLFLDAVREVQKYSVSQSTQDAEVNPNLFDHINMKLFRAQRNLYISGFSLFLWFIIRRVVTLLNQVAAILENTAGLQTQIDCAVRAAQQHQEDNLMLKQALLEGEKSMSAKNEQLKLEVERLSGQLKAAEKAVHKTHAEVEAMKRQSKGLAQEYDRLLREHTQLQNLQSVEDKKDQ, translated from the exons ATGACTCTCCAGTGGACGGCTGTGGCTTTCTTCCTTTACGCTGAGATAGCAGTCAGTCTCATCTTATGTATACCCTTCATATCAGCATACAG ATGGCGTTTGGTTTTCAGCTGGAGAATGTGGAACTGGTTATCTCCATATTGGAACAAATGCTTCTTCACTATGATCATGGTCCTTATTGTTCTTTTCCTGG ATGCCGTTCGAGAGGTGCAGAAGTACTCGGTTTCCCAGTCCACGCAAGATGCCGAGGTGAACCCCAATTTGTTCGACCATATCAACATGAAGCTGTTCAGAGCACAGAGGAACCTCTACATATCCggcttctctctcttcctctggtT TATCATACGTCGAGTTGTCACCTTGCTAAACCAGGTTGCTGCCATCTTGGAGAACACTGCAGGTCTTCAGACGCAGATAGATTGTGCAGTCAGAGCCGCACAGCAGCACCAAGAAGACAACCTGATGCTCAAACAA GCTCTCCTGGAAGGAGAAAAATCCATGTCAGCAAAAAATGAGCAACTGAAGCTGGAGGTTGAGAGGCTGTCAGGACAACTGAAGGCTGCAGAGAAGG CTGTGCACAAGACTCATGCAGAAGTAGAGGCCATGAAGAGGCAGAGCAAAGGACTGGCACAAGAGTATGACAGATTACTGAGGGAACACACTCAACTCCAG AATCTCCAGAGTGTTGAAGACAAAAAGGACCAGTAA
- the LOC137125896 gene encoding solute carrier organic anion transporter family member 1C1-like isoform X1, with protein sequence MKKMDNTAYNNPTSSAKRNSCHPNLKMFLAALSFAYFAKALSGSYLKSTITQLERRFDIPSYLIGIIDGSFEIGNLLVIAFVSYFGAKLHRPKIIAIGCVLMSFGTFLMAMPHFIFGRYKIETSVRSSVNSTNSLSPCPSPSESIRASDRSSILPSRGCERESSVSMWIYVFLGNVLRGIGETPVQPLGISYIDDYTQPENTALYIGCVQTVSIIGPVFGYLLGSLCAKIYVDIGYVDMETVMITPRDARWVGAWWLGYLITGTITLMSAVPFWFLPKSLPIPVDKHDTSCTPEQTRFIKDSPAMEHKFRPEEPVNLHQMAKEFVPTLKNLLGNPVYMIYLCVTIIQFNSLIGMVTYKPKYIEQHYGQSASKANFLMGMINIPAVALGMFSGGVVMKKYKLGIMGAAKFAFGTSLLGFFLSLFFFAMGCENSKVAGITVSYTGVESLSDQERSLFSDCNLSCLCSRREWDPVCGENGITYVSPCLAGCTSSSGSGRNMVFDNCRCVALVNPQTGNLTATLGQCPIRDSCEKIFPYFLALSVLSSFIISLGGTPGFVLLVRCIKPEMKSLALGIHTLATRTLAGIPAPIYFGAIIDTTCLKWGYKTCGGRGACRIYNTTAYRIMYLGLTLGLRTVSFFFCILCFALLKRHIKMEEKNALTNGSAESESLRKDENSSIHCEQFILALDCNPDRETHL encoded by the exons ATGAAGAAAATGGACAACACGGCCTACAACAATCCTACCTCCTCTGCAAAGAGAAACTCTTGCCACCCAAATCTAAAG atGTTCCTAGCAGCCTTGTCCTTTGCCTACTTTGCCAAGGCTTTATCTGGCAGCTACTTGAAGAGCACAATTACACAATTAGAAAGGCGATTTGACATCCCCAGTTATCTGATAGGCATCATAGATGGGAGCTTTGAAATTG GGAATTTGTTAGTGATTGCCTTTGTGAGCTATTTTGGTGCCAAACTCCACCGACCTAAGATCATAGCAATTGGATGTGTGTTGATGTCTTTTGGAACCTTCCTGATGGCCATGCCACATTTCATCTTTGGCCG CTATAAGATTGAAACCTCAGTTAGATCTTCAGTGAATTCAACAAACAGCCTCTCTCCATGTCCAAGTCCATCCGAGTCCATCAGGGCAAGTGACAGATCCTCTATTCTCCCCTCTAGAG GGTGTGAGCGAGAGTCCAGTGTTTCAATGTGGATCTACGTGTTCCTGGGAAATGTTCTTCGTGGGATTGGAGAGACTCCAGTACAGCCTTTGGGAATCTCCTACATTGATGATTATACACAGCCTGAGAATACTGCCCTCTATATAG GTTGTGTCCAAACTGTATCAATTATTGGTCCTGTCTTTGGGTACCTGCTGGGGTCACTGTGTGCTAAAATCTACGTTGACATTGGCTATGTGGACATGG AGACTGTGATGATTACCCCAAGGGATGCCCGCTGGGTGGGCGCATGGTGGCTGGGCTACCTCATCACAGGCACCATAACTCTCATGTCTGCTGTTCCTTTCTGGTTCCTGCCTAAGTCACTGCCGATCCCGGTGGACAAACACGACACCAGCTGCACTCCAGAGCAAACCAGGTTTATCAAAGATTCCCCGGCCATGGAGCACAAGTTCAGACCTGAGGAGCCAGTTAATTTACATCAGATGGCCAAAG AATTTGTTCCCACACTTAAGAATCTCCTTGGAAATCCTGTGTACATGATCTACCTATGTGTGACCATCATTCAGTTCAACTCTCTCATTGGGATGGTCACATACAAACCCAAATACATTGAGCAACACTATGGCCAATCAGCATCAAAAGCCAATTTTCTTATGG GCATGATCAACATCCCAGCTGTGGCCCTTGGGATGTTCTCTGGAGGGGTTGTCATGAAGAAGTACAAGCTCGGTATCATGGGAGCAGCTAAATTTGCCTTCGGGACCTCCCTGTTAGGCTTTTTCCTGTCACTCTTTTTTTTCGCCATGGGCTGTGAGAACTCCAAAGTGGCAGGCATCACTGTTTCCTATACTGG AGTGGAAAGTTTGTCTGATCAGGAACGTTCTCTCTTCTCCGACTGCAATTTGAGTTGCTTGTGCTCGAGAAGAGAGTGGGATCCGGTGTGTGGAGAGAATGGGATCACCTATGTGTCCCCGTGCTTGGCTGGATGCACCTCTTCCTCCGGTTCTGGCAGAAACATG gtGTTTGACAATTGCAGGTGCGTAGCACTGGTTAATCCCCAAACAGGCAACCTGACAGCCACACTAGGCCAGTGTCCAATCAGAGACAGCTGTGAAAAAATCTTTCCATACTTCCTGGCCCTTTCAGTCCTCAGCTCCTTCATCATCTCTCTTGGGGGAACACCTGGCTTTGTTCTGCTAGTCAG GTGCATTAAACCAGAGATGAAATCACTTGCACTTGGAATCCACACTCTGGCAACTCGCACACTGG CTGGAATACCTGCCCCAATATACTTTGGAGCCATAATTGATACAACCTGCCTTAAATGGGGATATAAGACatgtggaggaagaggagcatgCAGAATATATAACACCACAGCTTACAG GATAATGTACCTCGGCCTTACTCTGGGCTTGAGGacagtttcatttttcttttgcattttgtgcTTTGCTCTACTCAAAAGACATATTAAGATGGAGGAGAAAAATGCTCTGACCAACGGGAGTGCAGAGTCAGAGTCACTAAGGAAAGATGAGAACAGCTCCATACACTGTGAGCAGTTCATACTGGCCCTGGACTGCAACcctgacagagaaacacacttATAA
- the LOC137125896 gene encoding solute carrier organic anion transporter family member 1C1-like isoform X2 translates to MCVDVFWNLPDGHATFHLWPLHWYFVRSYKIETSVRSSVNSTNSLSPCPSPSESIRASDRSSILPSRGCERESSVSMWIYVFLGNVLRGIGETPVQPLGISYIDDYTQPENTALYIGCVQTVSIIGPVFGYLLGSLCAKIYVDIGYVDMETVMITPRDARWVGAWWLGYLITGTITLMSAVPFWFLPKSLPIPVDKHDTSCTPEQTRFIKDSPAMEHKFRPEEPVNLHQMAKEFVPTLKNLLGNPVYMIYLCVTIIQFNSLIGMVTYKPKYIEQHYGQSASKANFLMGMINIPAVALGMFSGGVVMKKYKLGIMGAAKFAFGTSLLGFFLSLFFFAMGCENSKVAGITVSYTGVESLSDQERSLFSDCNLSCLCSRREWDPVCGENGITYVSPCLAGCTSSSGSGRNMVFDNCRCVALVNPQTGNLTATLGQCPIRDSCEKIFPYFLALSVLSSFIISLGGTPGFVLLVRCIKPEMKSLALGIHTLATRTLAGIPAPIYFGAIIDTTCLKWGYKTCGGRGACRIYNTTAYRIMYLGLTLGLRTVSFFFCILCFALLKRHIKMEEKNALTNGSAESESLRKDENSSIHCEQFILALDCNPDRETHL, encoded by the exons ATGTGTGTTGATGTCTTTTGGAACCTTCCTGATGGCCATGCCACATTTCATCTTTGGCCG TTACATTGGTATTTTGTACGCAGCTATAAGATTGAAACCTCAGTTAGATCTTCAGTGAATTCAACAAACAGCCTCTCTCCATGTCCAAGTCCATCCGAGTCCATCAGGGCAAGTGACAGATCCTCTATTCTCCCCTCTAGAG GGTGTGAGCGAGAGTCCAGTGTTTCAATGTGGATCTACGTGTTCCTGGGAAATGTTCTTCGTGGGATTGGAGAGACTCCAGTACAGCCTTTGGGAATCTCCTACATTGATGATTATACACAGCCTGAGAATACTGCCCTCTATATAG GTTGTGTCCAAACTGTATCAATTATTGGTCCTGTCTTTGGGTACCTGCTGGGGTCACTGTGTGCTAAAATCTACGTTGACATTGGCTATGTGGACATGG AGACTGTGATGATTACCCCAAGGGATGCCCGCTGGGTGGGCGCATGGTGGCTGGGCTACCTCATCACAGGCACCATAACTCTCATGTCTGCTGTTCCTTTCTGGTTCCTGCCTAAGTCACTGCCGATCCCGGTGGACAAACACGACACCAGCTGCACTCCAGAGCAAACCAGGTTTATCAAAGATTCCCCGGCCATGGAGCACAAGTTCAGACCTGAGGAGCCAGTTAATTTACATCAGATGGCCAAAG AATTTGTTCCCACACTTAAGAATCTCCTTGGAAATCCTGTGTACATGATCTACCTATGTGTGACCATCATTCAGTTCAACTCTCTCATTGGGATGGTCACATACAAACCCAAATACATTGAGCAACACTATGGCCAATCAGCATCAAAAGCCAATTTTCTTATGG GCATGATCAACATCCCAGCTGTGGCCCTTGGGATGTTCTCTGGAGGGGTTGTCATGAAGAAGTACAAGCTCGGTATCATGGGAGCAGCTAAATTTGCCTTCGGGACCTCCCTGTTAGGCTTTTTCCTGTCACTCTTTTTTTTCGCCATGGGCTGTGAGAACTCCAAAGTGGCAGGCATCACTGTTTCCTATACTGG AGTGGAAAGTTTGTCTGATCAGGAACGTTCTCTCTTCTCCGACTGCAATTTGAGTTGCTTGTGCTCGAGAAGAGAGTGGGATCCGGTGTGTGGAGAGAATGGGATCACCTATGTGTCCCCGTGCTTGGCTGGATGCACCTCTTCCTCCGGTTCTGGCAGAAACATG gtGTTTGACAATTGCAGGTGCGTAGCACTGGTTAATCCCCAAACAGGCAACCTGACAGCCACACTAGGCCAGTGTCCAATCAGAGACAGCTGTGAAAAAATCTTTCCATACTTCCTGGCCCTTTCAGTCCTCAGCTCCTTCATCATCTCTCTTGGGGGAACACCTGGCTTTGTTCTGCTAGTCAG GTGCATTAAACCAGAGATGAAATCACTTGCACTTGGAATCCACACTCTGGCAACTCGCACACTGG CTGGAATACCTGCCCCAATATACTTTGGAGCCATAATTGATACAACCTGCCTTAAATGGGGATATAAGACatgtggaggaagaggagcatgCAGAATATATAACACCACAGCTTACAG GATAATGTACCTCGGCCTTACTCTGGGCTTGAGGacagtttcatttttcttttgcattttgtgcTTTGCTCTACTCAAAAGACATATTAAGATGGAGGAGAAAAATGCTCTGACCAACGGGAGTGCAGAGTCAGAGTCACTAAGGAAAGATGAGAACAGCTCCATACACTGTGAGCAGTTCATACTGGCCCTGGACTGCAACcctgacagagaaacacacttATAA